AACCGCAGGGCATCGTCGGTTTGTACCTGCTGCCCAAGCCGGGATCAGACATCTCCTATTTTCGCGTCTGTTTTCATGGCGCCGCGCTGAAGCACGATCCTGAAAGTCCGCTGGATCACGGCATCGTGAAGGTCTGTTGGTATACCCGCGCGGAACTGCTCGAGCGGAAAAACATGTTACGCAGCGCACTGGTCATCACCTGCATCGATGACTACCAGCGTGGCCAGCGCTACCCGCTCGACATCCTGCACCACATCACCTCCCCCGATCATGTCTGTTGAGCCGGCTCGCCGCGTCATCGTCGGCCTGTCCGGCGGCGTCGATTCCGCCGTCGCCGCCCTGCTGTTGAAACAACAGGGCTGCCACGTCGAGGCGCTGTTCATGAAAAACTGGGGGGACGATGACGACGAGGAATACTGCGCCTCGCGCCAGGATTTGATCGATGCCACCGCCGTGGCGGACGTGCTCGGCATCGACATCGACCAAATCAACTTCTCCGCCGACTACCGCGAGCGCGTGTTCCGGCATTTCCTGAGCGAATATCAGGCCGGGCGCACGCCCAACCCCGACGTGCTCTGCAACGCCGAGATCAAATTCAAGAGCTTTCTCGATCACGCCCTCACCCGCGGCGCCGGCAAAATCGCGACCGGCCACTACGCGCAGGTCACGCAGCGCGACGGCCGTCATCAGCTACTCAAGGGCGCGGATGCCGGCAAGGACCAGAGTTATTTCCTCTGCCACCTGAACCAGCAACAGCTTGCAAGAACACTTTTTCCGGTGGGTAATCTGCGCAAGTCGGAGGTGCGCAAGCTCGCGAAACAGGCGGGGCTCGCGGTGCATGACAAGAAGGACAGCACCGGCATCTGCTTCATCGGCGAGCGGCCGTTCCGGGAATTCCTGAATCGCTACCTGCCGGCGCGGCCCGGCCCCATCAAAACCCCGGAGGGCGGAATCATCGGCCAGCACAACGGCGCGATGTTTTATACGCTCGGCCAGCGCGAGGGTTTGCAGATCGGCGGCGTGCGCGGCGCAAAGGAGGAACCCTGGTACGTGGTGGGCAAAGATGTCGCCTCGAATACCTTGAT
This Gammaproteobacteria bacterium DNA region includes the following protein-coding sequences:
- a CDS encoding NUDIX hydrolase, translated to MIWKPNVVVAAIIEREGRYLVVEETDDEGRLVINQPAGHLDHGETLIDAVKRETLEETGWHFEPQGIVGLYLLPKPGSDISYFRVCFHGAALKHDPESPLDHGIVKVCWYTRAELLERKNMLRSALVITCIDDYQRGQRYPLDILHHITSPDHVC
- the mnmA gene encoding tRNA 2-thiouridine(34) synthase MnmA; this encodes MSVEPARRVIVGLSGGVDSAVAALLLKQQGCHVEALFMKNWGDDDDEEYCASRQDLIDATAVADVLGIDIDQINFSADYRERVFRHFLSEYQAGRTPNPDVLCNAEIKFKSFLDHALTRGAGKIATGHYAQVTQRDGRHQLLKGADAGKDQSYFLCHLNQQQLARTLFPVGNLRKSEVRKLAKQAGLAVHDKKDSTGICFIGERPFREFLNRYLPARPGPIKTPEGGIIGQHNGAMFYTLGQREGLQIGGVRGAKEEPWYVVGKDVASNTLIAAQGHDHPLLMSRSLAAVDLNWISGEPPHAPFKCTAKTRYRQPDQPCTILEIKGNGCRVEFDAGQRAVTPGQTVVFYDGQVCLGGGTILSTTNSLKS